gatgcaagtggaagccactgtgacaatattgttcttttttttaataactaatattgatactgttgttgatattcacttttttgtttcactaccggtacttttggtttgttctttgtcgtgtttgtgtctcctctcaattgctctgtttattgcagttctgagtgttgctgggtcaagtttgattttggaattggattgcattgttatggtattgctgtgtagtggtttgttggactgattaaaaagaaaagagaattgattctgaatcgcacaacgtattcgaatagatttttttccccacaccttttttatatatatatatatatatatatatatatatgtatgtatgtatgtatgtatgtatgtatgtatgtatgtatgtatgtatgtatgtatgtatgtatgtataaagatCCAGTGTGCTTCCAGTTCAAAAATGGCTTACCACGTCACCTGAACTATTCTCGCTTGGCACACAGATATCAAAACTAATGTGAACatgctgtgtgtgtatgtatgtgtgtgtatatatatatatatatgagggctgtgaatctttggttgtcccacgattcgattcaatatcgattcttggggtcacgatttgatatataaattttttttcgatttgattcaaaaacgatatttttccgattcaaaacgattctctattcattcaatacataagatttcagcaggatctaccccagtctgctgacatgctagcagagtagtagattttaaaaaaaaaagctttaaatattgtaaaggacaatgttttatcaacggattgcaataatgtaaatttgttttaactattaaacgaaccaaaaatatgacttattttatctttgtgaaaacattggacaaagtgtgttgtcaagcttatgagagtgtaagtgtaagccactgtgacactttttttttgtttttgtttttatgaatgtctaatgataacgtcaatgagggatttttaatcactgctatgctgaaattataactaatattgatactgttgttgatgatattcatttttgtttcactacttttggtttgttctgtgccgtgtttgtgtctcctctcaattgctctgtttattgcagttctaagtgttgctgggtcaggtttggttttggaattggattgcattgttatggtattgctgaatagtggtttgttggattgattaaaaaaaaatcgatttaaaaaaaaaaaagagaatagattctgattcgcacaacgtattcgaatcgattttttcccacacccctatatatatatatatatatatatatatattggccccCAGTTAAATGgtagatgggttgtacttgtatagcgcttttctacccctttttaaggagcccaaagcactttgacagtatttccacattcgcccattcatacactgatggcgggagctgccatgcatggcgctcaccaggacccatcaggagcaatggttaCGTGtgttgtccaaggacacaacagacgtgactaggatggtagaaggtggggattgaaccagtaaccctcagattactggcacaacCACTCTTAACAACTTTGCCACGCCTTCTACGTTTTAACCCAAtacggcccccaagtcaaaaaggttggggacccctgctgtacatgaTATATACTTCGATAAACTCTTTTGGTAAATTCAGGTATTTCTCGTAGCTCACACAATAAGACGTACCAATTACATATTAAAAGAATGagaatcaaaacaataaaaccaGGCTAATGTAAAGATAAAAGAACACTGTAAAATAGATGAACCTTTAACATCACCTTATTGAAGACTTGTTGGCAAAGACAGTGATGAGGGAAGAGGAACCTTCATACTTGCCCGTGAGCTCTTTCTTGAATTTGATGGTGTTTCTCAACGTCTTTATCAAAGTTGTGTCCAAGTGCGGTACAATTTTCCCAGGTAATGTTCTATACATCAATTAGGGAGATCTTTTATTATGGGTGTGTCATTTTATTATGTGTTGATGAAAACAATGAATTTCATCCATTAGAAAATGTTAAAGTGTAACACTTCACGGATGCATTGTTCTAAATGTGTGCAATAttgttgaatacaaaaaatatttattttccccccaaattttttCCATACTAATCTAAGGTAAAGTTACAGTAATAAACACATGTTTGCATGATAGTTATTGCTTTATTCCAATTCACTAATCAGCAATTGGCAATAAACCTCAAAATCCTGATGTTGTGTACAATTCCCAGATCTTGTTCTTgaaatgtatgtaaatgtatctCTCCGCAGGTAAAGTGTTCAACTGCTGCACTGCAGGATGTAGCTGCTCCTTCCCAAATATGCAAAAACTGATGGAACACACCCGACGTCATCATAAACCCAACCTGTTCTTCCAGTAGgtcacatgattgattgatttgtatagtacatattccgtacaattgatcactaaatagtaaaacccaaataagttttgtaacttgtttaagtcggggtccacgttaatcaattcactacACTTATTCATACAACGCTAACCTCCTGAAGACTTTTGAAAAAGACAAAAAGAATATGATTGTACTGTACAAGTTGCACATACCGCATCAAGTAGGTGAGAGTCGTATGGGCCGTACCAGCAGCTCGAGGGTTCCGTTTTCGATTTCTGCTCCTGCCAtcgttgtccttgggcaagacattttatcCACCTGCTACCGGTGCTACCCGCACTGGTAGCTTATAGATGTAGTTATCGGGTTTTACTATGGAAAGCGcattgagtccctagagaaaaacactatataaaatataattcccTTAATGTCGATAAATGGTGCCACACTAATAAATGTGTAATGAAATTATTAGTGACATATGCTTTTCTCTGACCGCCTGCTTCCTTTCTTACATATTTACATGTGTTTGCTTTGAAGTGgttaagtgtgtttgtgtgtgtgtatatataagtgccATATGGGTTTTTAAGAGAAACATATGTCAATATTACAATAAATCTGATGTCTTCTAACCTAGACATCTGAACAGTCAACACTAAGTCTTCCATTTGAATGTCCTGAAATTAAGACTGTTTAAAACACTCCTTACCAACTCCACCGGCACAAAAATGTAATCACAATATTATGCCTTGATACGTTTTGGTCTTTCGTGTTACTGCCGTTCCAATCTGAGCTTTTGGGAAAATGTCTGATAGGAAAGATTCAGAATTCTTTTAAACATGTCATGcagtgtggtttttttttttttttacctaaataaataaaaaaaaaagctgtgaaTCCTGTTTTGAGCTAGTGGCTTTCTCTGTGTGTAGGTGTGAGAACTGCCGCACAAAGCTAAAATCCTACCGTGGCCTCCTGACTCACCTCAACACCTGTTCCAAAGTTCCACGGGGGAAAATCAAGTCAATGGAGCCGACATCCCTTCAACCAGTCGCTTCGACAAACCCAATCACGACCACTTTAGCGACTAACCCAAACCCACCTCAGCTGGAGGCGATGTCCACGCCACGCCAACTCACTTCTAACATCCCTGACAATTCTCTGTCTGATACTACTCTTCCGCCTATCCTCCTTCCTCAATGCTCGTTGAACCAAGACACTACCAGGGTCCCTAGTGGTCTGGGAGAAGAACCCAGGTGAACCTCTCGTCCACTCAAAGCAAACCCACCTCAGACCACACAATACTCTAGTATTCACATCATTTGTTCTTGAGAGGCCATTTCTAAACTGTGTGAAcaaaaacattaaatgtgttttGAATAAAATACCCAAAAGCCACACTTGAATAAAAGTTCATACTTTCCAGGAAGCTCACCGGAGTAAAAGTGGAATTTTCagcagtctatccatccatccattttctactgcttatttccttttgtggtcacagggggtgctggagcctatctcagctacaatcgggcagaaggcagggtactccctggacaagtcaccatctcatcgcagggccaacacagatagacagacaacattcacacactagggaccatgtagtgttgccaatcaacctatccccaggtgcatgtctttggaagtgggaggaagccggaaggaaccgacgcagtcaaggggagaacatgcaaactccacacagaaagatcccgagcccgggattcaacccagaactactcaggaccttcgtattatgagggagacgcactaacccctcttccaccttgcTGCCATTTCTGCTGTCTACTGTACTTGAAAACATTTAGAAGTACAAGTGAAAGAGCAGAAGGGGAGATGCTAATGAAGTGGTTCCAATTAACAAAAAGAATGAGAAAAGAACAGAGCTAAATATTGCAATCAACATGTGCTGTAAGTTTAAAAAGGATGTGACAATACTATGCTGTCATAACTCACCTCCAGGAGCTACATTGGCACAAACAACACAGAACTCCAACTTCCCAGTTTTATGTCCCTTTAAAAAAAGATAAGTATTAAATCTTCAAGTGCGatccttggtggaaaaagtctgGACAGCTCTGTTGTAAACAAACAGACAAGTGCTGGCATTGTCGAAATACAACTGTTAATATTAATACTGCTCTTCAAGCAGAGGTGCCGCTACATTCACTAGAAAACTACAATCAACAACTTTTTGGATACATTTTACTTGTCAGAAATGCTATTATTTGTTGGATTGAGTATCATTCAGATCGCTACATTTATTTATGTCATGCTTATATTTGggcacggcgtggcgaagttgggagaaacctgagggttactggttccatccccaccttccaccatcctagtcacgtccgttgtgtccttgagcaagacacttcacccttgctcctgatgggtcctggttagcgccctgcatggcagctcccaccgtcaagtgtgtgaatgtgtggatgtggaaatagtgtcaaagcgcttcgagtaccttgaaagtagaaaagcgctatacaagtataaaccatttaatttatttgtatatcatcTATTAGTATTGCTTGCAAAACGTCtttatttggcttgtcaagagaCGGTCGGTCTcgtgactccgtttcaccaagcCAACATAAGAATTAGTGATGCTATATATGTATGTCATACATGTtatgacatacatatatatatatatatatatatgtatatgtatgtcataACAGGGTTAATGTCAGCATATGTGCAGCTAAAACATATAGAACTTACCAGAGTGTTTTCTTTCATTGTAAATcttgtaggctgaaatgtgaacatgTCTACCAGTCGGCGGGTGACGGATAGAACTGTTTCTTTTTTCTAGTTTGTAACGAAGTCAACATTGACATTGCCAAGTCTGACATTTCACGTGACTACGATCGGTGAAATAAAGTCAAGcatcacttatatatatatatatatatatatatatatatatatatatatatatatatatatatatatatagatatcaatcaatcaatcaatgtttacttatatagccctaaatcactagtgtctcaaagggctatatatatatatatatatatatatatgttgtggtaTATatggtgttttatatatatatatatatcaatcaatcaatcaatgtttacttatatagccctaaatcactagtgtctcaaagggctatatatatatatatatatatatatatatgttgtggtgTATAAGGTGTGGTATGTACGTTGTGTtgtataaccatccatccatttttttctaccgcttgttctgttcggagtgctggagcctatctcaggtgcacacgggcggaaggcagtgtatacCCTGCACAAGTGACcccctcgtcgcagggccaacacagagacaacatTCATGCTATGTTgtggtatacagtatatgttgtgTTGTATATATGacgtgttatatatgttgtggtaTACAGTACATGTTGTGGTATATATGACGTGTCATGTATGTTGTGGTATATGCACCCACCAACAACGGTTTAAGTGCAAGTACCAGGAAAAAAAAGCTACTAAATAAATTAGGTTACTCACGAGCTAAAAAGTAGTTGAGCGCAGTAGTTTGTCCACTGAATACTTACTCTTATGTAGGTAATTATTTGGACGACTATTCTTACTCTATATTCACACtacatgaggcaattcctgaaggaattgtgtgtgaatgttccaatgctgaagttgaaatcAAATCCTGGAATATGTTTTATAGTAGTTGAAGTAGGgaacacaattcccaaacaggctgaatattttgaagttggaacggtttgactcagatgaaaaatgtgggagttgtggaactttgaagaatgtcccattaatttcaatggaaatttcccccaaaattgtgAATTTcaagaaaagcgggaattttttggaaaatggtaaaaaacttgagtgagttgaaatggttggtgttggaatttttcaaattggttgagaaatgttgaagtagtaacatgttgaattgagaaatgatattatggaattcctggaattttgtgaaaaccgggaatttctccagttcaaaaaacaactttgtattTTGTCTTGATTAATAGGAATATTTTgagggtggaacggttgaaattagttgaaaaatgcggaaggagtagtcgccagaaaaaaagggtggaaatggggctttggaaaaccatgaattttggaaaatcctggaatttttttttacttggaaaaaaggttgtttatatttccagaatggtggaatttgttgaaggtggaatggtttgaataggttgaaaaatgtggaaatggagaacatttgaaaaatgcccaatttattttgaatggggaaaaatgtcccagaaaacctgaaattctgggcaatttttggaatttttcaagggaaagcccgcaattcaCGAATG
Above is a genomic segment from Nerophis ophidion isolate RoL-2023_Sa linkage group LG02, RoL_Noph_v1.0, whole genome shotgun sequence containing:
- the znf414 gene encoding zinc finger protein 414, which codes for MSSLQTADPNGHKGNRLACSLHGCTRVYTDATALESHVRDHEIPVQSLEGKVFNCCTAGCSCSFPNMQKLMEHTRRHHKPNLFFQCENCRTKLKSYRGLLTHLNTCSKVPRGKIKSMEPTSLQPVASTNPITTTLATNPNPPQLEAMSTPRQLTSNIPDNSLSDTTLPPILLPQCSLNQDTTRVPSGLGEEPR